A window of the Cucurbita pepo subsp. pepo cultivar mu-cu-16 chromosome LG01, ASM280686v2, whole genome shotgun sequence genome harbors these coding sequences:
- the LOC111778020 gene encoding cytochrome P450 71B26-like isoform X1 has product MLNVDRMMPTNDFFIWVPLLFLCSSLLLLKTIRKHSKPNNKLLPPTPPKLPLLGHLHLLGSLPHRSFTKLSKKYGPVMLLQLGSVPTIVISSAAAARELFKFHDLASCSRPLLTGSGRFSYNFLDLNLSPYGERWRELRKICMLQLFTARRVQSFQEIREEEVGRLVNSISQSSSSSAPIDLSKKSYSLTANVTTRIAFGSIFSGGKLDNENLQHVMRRAVAAIGSFSMTDFIPSFGWIIDRLNGVHGRLEKSFGEMDAFFQNVVDNRINFKESSKNEENIVDVLLRMGRESSESDVLQVTKDCVKALIMDIFLAGVETGASNIVWVLIELVRNPRVMKKLQDEIRSCIKENSVKEIDLKKLEYLKMVVKEVLRLHPPAPLLLPRETICPFKLNGYDINPKAHLYINVWAIGQDPQSWTDPEEFFPERFIESNIDYKGQNFELIPFGSGRRICPGMNMAMLTVELAVANLLLCFDWKLPDGIKEEDVDVDEDVGVTVTKKSPLKLIPVLSTNF; this is encoded by the exons ATGCTTAACGTTGATAGAATGATGCCTACTAATGATTTTTTCATCTGGGTTCCTCTGCTtttcctctgttcttctctGTTGCTTCTTAAAACCATAAGAAAACACTCAAAACCCAACAACAAGCTTCTTCCTCCAACCCCTCCAAAGCTTCCTTTGTTGGGCCATTTGCACCTCCTTGGCTCTCTCCCCCATCGCTCTTTTACTAagctttcaaaaaaatatggcCCCGTCATGCTTCTCCAACTGGGCTCTGTCCCAACCATCGTGATCTCCTCTGCCGCTGCTGCAAGAGAGTTGTTTAAATTTCATGACCTTGCTTCTTGCAGCCGCCCTCTCTTAACGGGTAGTGGAAGATTTTCCTACAACTTCTTGGACCTAAATCTCTCCCCCTACGGTGAACGTTGGAGGGAACTTCGGAAGATTTGTATGCTTCAGCTCTTCACTGCTCGGCGGGTTCAATCTTTTCAGGAAATTAGAGAAGAGGAAGTGGGTCGGCTTGTAAACTCCATCTCTcaatcctcttcttcttcagctccAATCGATTTGAGTAAGAAATCGTATTCTCTCACTGCAAATGTAACAACAAGAATTGCTTTTGGCAGCATCTTCAGCGGGGGGAAATTAGATAATGAAAATCTTCAACATGTTATGAGGAGAGCAGTTGCAGCAATTGGAAGCTTCTCCATGACTGATTTCATTCCTTCTTTCGGTTGGATTATTGATCGGTTAAATGGTGTTCATGGGAGGCTGGAGAAAAGCTTTGGTGAGATGGATgccttttttcaaaatgtagTCGACAATCGCATCAACTTCAAGGAGAGTtctaagaatgaagaaaacatTGTTGATGTTTTGTTGAGAATGGGGAGGGAAAGCTCTGAATCTGATGTGCTACAAGTCACCAAAGATTGCGTTAAAGCACTCATCATG GATATTTTTCTAGCGGGAGTAGAAACAGGAGCCAGCAATATTGTTTGGGTCCTGATAGAGTTGGTTAGGAACCCAAGGGTGATGAAGAAGCTCCAAGACGAGATTAGAAGttgcataaaagaaaattcagtGAAAGAGATCGACCTGAAAAAGCTTGAGTATCTAAAAATGGTAGTGAAAGAGGTTTTGAGATTGCATCCACCAGCCCCACTTCTACTTCCAAGAGAAACCATCTGCCCTTTTAAGCTCAACGGTTACGATATCAACCCCAAAGCTCATCTTTACATCAATGTGTGGGCCATTGGACAAGACCCACAATCTTGGACTGACCCAGAAGAGTTCTTTCCTGAGAGGTTTATAGAAAGCAATATCGATTACAAAGGACAGAACTTCGAGTTAATACCTTTTGGAAGCGGCCGAAGAATATGTCCTGGGATGAACATGGCTATGCTTACGGTGGAGTTGGCAGTGGCTAACTTATTGCTGTGCTTTGATTGGAAACTGCCCGATGGaataaaggaagaagatgtaGATGTGGATGAGGATGTTGGTGTTACAGTTACCAAGAAATCACCCCTTAAGCTTATTCCCGTCCTTTCAactaatttttag